Proteins from a single region of Apium graveolens cultivar Ventura chromosome 7, ASM990537v1, whole genome shotgun sequence:
- the LOC141670475 gene encoding F-box protein CPR1-like — MSLPGELVDEILCRLPVKPLLQCRCVSKGWCSLIDSNAFVKKHLKKTLECNIGGGIIINAGSDKFYLADFDSLDDPSASVVRINDPIKTLLVDSHFVGASNGLICVFKNEMKDVFLFNPTTKKSRKIANSPPEFPTSFTPIESSMCGFGYDEVNDDYKVLKIAECYSRFRGIVAIVYSLKTNAWTRIQNVPEVCFTSNRGIFASGSLHWTAMRSPTNCKDLIVGFDLELQQFKEVPFPPIKSLPAFPDFNIRCLLDVGGCLCITDNYPSHLDVWIMKIYEDKNTWYKALSVKQRKTLGSFTSFHPIALSKSRSDVLLEVDTEKLVWYDLDKNKVRKVRMRGIPVECNSFVYTESLLKLTMDKPLQHKPTEQKPSKDKQDKNQIERRDEFLAKGFTLRL, encoded by the exons ATGTCGCTTCCTGGTGAATTAGTAGATGAGATACTCTGTCGCCTACCTGTTAAACCTCTTCTTCAATGTCGATGTGTGTCTAAAGGATGGTGTTCTTTAATTGATAGCAATGCATTTGTCAAGAAGCATCTTAAAAAAACCCTTGAGTGCAATATCGGTGGTGGGATTATTATTAATGCTGGAAGTGACAAGTTTTACTTGGCAGATTTCGATTCATTGGATGATCCTTCTGCTTCTGTTGTTCGAATTAATGATCCAATTAAGACTCTTCTCGTTGATTCTCATTTTGTGGGTGCTTCCAATGGGCTGATTTGTGTTTTTAAGAATGAAATGAAAGATGTTTTTCTCTTCAATCCAACTACTAAGAAGTCTAGAAAGATTGCAAATTCGCCACCTGAATTTCCTACTTCTTTTACCCCGATTGAGAGTTCCATGTGTGGATTTGGATACGATGAGGTCAATGATGATTACAAGGTGCTCAAGATTGCAGAGTGTTATTCTAGGTTTCGTGGCATAGTGGCCATTGTGTACAGCCTCAAAACGAATGCATGGACACGGATTCAGAATGTTCCTGAAGTTTGTTTCACTTCAAACAGGGGCATCTTTGCAAGTGGATCTCTACATTGGACGGCAATGAGGAGTCCGACTAATTGCAAGGACCTTATTGTTGGTTTCGATCTTGAACTTCAGCAGTTTAAGGAAGTCCCCTTTCCTCCTATTAAGTCACTTCCTGCCTTTCCTGATTTTAATATCAGGTGTTTGCTTGATGTTGGGGGATGCCTTTGTATTACAGATAACTACCCTTCTCATTTGGATGTGTGGATAATGAAGATTTACGAAGATAAGAATACCTGGTACAAAGCACTTTCTGTGAAGCAACGCAAGACACTTGGATCTTTTACGTCTTTTCACCCTATTGCTTTGTCCAAGAGTCGCAGTGATGTACTTCTAGAGGTCGATACAGAAAAGCTTGTGTGGTATGACCTTGACAAGAATAAAGTCAGGAAGGTTAGGATGCGTGGGATTCCGGTTGAGTGTAACTCATTTGTATACACTGAGAGTCTCCTAAAGCTCACAATGGATAAGCCACTGCAGCATAAGCCTACAGAACAAAAGCCATCCAAAGACAAGCAAGATAAGAATCAAATTGAGAGAAG GGATGAATTTTTGGCCAAAGGATTCACTCTGAGGCTATGA
- the LOC141673431 gene encoding F-box protein CPR1-like: MSLPGELVDEILCHLPVKPLLQCRCVSKEWCSLIDSNAFIKKNLKKNLECNTGGGLTINAGSDKFYLADFDSLDDPSASVVQINDPIKTLLVDSQFMGTSNGLMCVFKNEMNDVFLFNPTTRKSRKIANSPPQFPNSFTPIESYMCGFGYDEVNDDYKVVKIADLKTNAWTWIQNVPEVCFTSNRGIFAGGSLHWTAISSPTNCKDLIVGFDLELQQFKEVHFPPIKPPLVRVKINIRCLFDVGGCLCITDNYPPHLDVWVMKIYGAKKTWYKALSVKQHKTLGSFTTFSPLAFSKSRSYILLEVDRKKLVWYDLDKNKVRKVRMRGIPVKCNSFLYTESLLKLTIDTPLHNKPVQQKPSNDKQDKNQTKRRSQVCLLHFAFTVELSKELWN; this comes from the exons ATGTCGCTCCCTGGTGAATTAGTAGATGAGATACTCTGTCACCTACCTGTTAAGCCTCTTCTTCAATGTCGATGTGTGTCTAAAGAATGGTGTTCTTTGATTGATAGCAATGCATTTATCAAgaaaaatcttaaaaaaaacctCGAGTGCAATACCGGTGGTGGGCTCACTATTAATGCTGGAAGTGACAAGTTTTACTTGGCAGATTTCGATTCGTTGGATGATCCTTCTGCTTCTGTTGTTCAAATTAACGATCCAATTAAGACTCTTCTTGTTGATTCTCAATTTATGGGTACTTCCAATGGGCTGATGTGTGTTTTTAAGAATGAAATGAATGATGTTTTTCTCTTCAATCCAACTACTAGGAAGTCTAGAAAGATTGCAAATTCACCACCTCAGTTTCCTAATTCTTTTACCCCGATTGAGAGTTACATGTGTGGATTTGGATACGATGAGGTCAATGATGATTACAAGGTGGTCAAGATTGCAGA CCTCAAAACGAATGCTTGGACATGGATTCAGAATGTTCCCGAAGTTTGTTTCACTTCAAACAGGGGCATCTTTGCAGGCGGATCTCTGCATTGGACGGCAATTAGTAGTCCGACCAATTGCAAGGACCTTATAGTTGGTTTTGATCTTGAACTCCAGCAGTTTAAGGAAGTCCATTTTCCTCCTATCAAACCACCTCTTGTTCGTGTTAAAATTAATATCAGGTGTTTGTTTGATGTTGGAGGATGCCTTTGTATTACGGATAACTACCCCCCTCATTTGGATGTGTGGGTAATGAAGATTTACGGGGCTAAGAAAACTTGGTACAAAGCACTTTCTGTGAAGCAACACAAGACACTTGGATCTTTTACGACTTTCTCCCCTCTTGCTTTTTCCAAGAGTCGCAGTTATATACTTCTAGAGGTGGACAGGAAAAAGCTTGTGTGGTATGACCTTGACAAGAATAAAGTCAGGAAGGTTAGGATGCGTGGGATTCCGGTTAAGTGTAACTCATTTTTATACACTGAGAGTCTCTTGAAGCTCACAATTGATACGCCACTGCACAATAAGCCTGTACAACAAAAGCCGTCAAATGACAAGCAAGATAAGAATCAAACAAAGAGAAG ATCACAGGTTTGTCTACTACATTTTGCCTTTACAGTTGAGCTATCTAAAGAGTTATGGAACTGA